A region of Streptomyces sp. WMMC500 DNA encodes the following proteins:
- a CDS encoding alpha-N-arabinofuranosidase, protein MIPAAATARVTLDSAFVVADASPRLFGSFVEHLGRCVYTGIYEPGHPAADGTGLRGDVLGLIRELGVTTVRYPGGNFVSGYRWEDSVGPVERRPRRLDLAWRSTETNRFGLAEYVAFLRRLGPQAEPMMALNLGTRGVAEAVELLEYANHPAGTALSERRAAHGDAAPYGIRLWCLGNELDGPWQTGHKTAAEYGRLAAETARAMRQFDPGLELVACGSSSRAMPTFAAWEATVLAETYDLVDYVSLHAYYEETDGDRDSFLASAADMESFIESVVATCDHVGARLKSAKRIGLSFDEWNVWYQSRFRAQAEERPLDWPEAPRLLEDNYSVVDAVVFGSLLIALLRHADRVGVACLAQLVNVIAPIMTEPGGPAWRQTTFHPFAQTARYARGGQVLHVAAESPTHETAKHGEVPLLYATAVRDPESGAVTVFAVNRDQRQPLGLEVLLRGLAVSEVVEHSALADADPEARNTLRDPERVVPHPVTGATLRDGTLSAVLEPLSWNVIRLI, encoded by the coding sequence ATGATCCCTGCCGCGGCCACGGCCCGTGTCACGCTCGACTCCGCCTTCGTCGTCGCCGACGCGAGTCCGCGGCTGTTCGGCTCCTTCGTCGAGCACCTCGGCCGCTGCGTCTACACCGGCATCTACGAGCCCGGCCACCCGGCCGCCGACGGGACGGGGCTGCGGGGCGACGTGCTCGGGCTGATCCGTGAGCTCGGGGTGACGACCGTCCGCTACCCCGGCGGCAACTTCGTCTCCGGGTACCGGTGGGAGGACTCGGTGGGGCCGGTGGAGCGGCGGCCGCGGCGGCTCGACCTCGCCTGGCGGTCCACGGAGACGAACCGCTTCGGGCTCGCGGAGTACGTGGCCTTCCTGCGCAGGCTCGGGCCGCAGGCCGAGCCCATGATGGCCCTCAACCTCGGCACCCGGGGCGTCGCCGAGGCGGTCGAGCTGCTGGAGTACGCCAACCACCCCGCCGGCACCGCGTTGTCGGAGCGTCGTGCCGCGCACGGCGACGCGGCCCCGTACGGCATCCGCCTGTGGTGCCTCGGCAACGAGCTGGACGGGCCGTGGCAGACCGGCCACAAGACGGCCGCCGAGTACGGGCGGCTGGCCGCCGAGACCGCCCGCGCCATGCGCCAGTTCGATCCGGGGCTGGAGCTGGTCGCCTGCGGCAGCTCCAGCCGGGCCATGCCGACGTTCGCCGCGTGGGAGGCGACCGTGCTCGCCGAGACCTACGACCTGGTCGACTACGTCTCCCTGCACGCCTACTACGAGGAGACCGACGGCGACCGCGACTCCTTCCTCGCCTCCGCCGCCGACATGGAGTCCTTCATCGAGAGCGTCGTCGCGACCTGCGACCACGTCGGCGCCCGGCTCAAGTCGGCCAAGCGCATCGGCCTCTCCTTCGACGAGTGGAACGTCTGGTACCAGTCGAGGTTCCGGGCTCAGGCCGAAGAACGCCCCCTCGACTGGCCCGAGGCCCCGCGCCTCCTGGAGGACAACTACAGCGTCGTCGACGCCGTCGTCTTCGGCTCACTGCTCATCGCCCTGCTGCGGCACGCCGACCGGGTCGGCGTCGCCTGCCTCGCCCAGTTGGTCAACGTCATCGCGCCGATCATGACCGAACCCGGCGGCCCGGCCTGGCGGCAGACCACCTTCCACCCGTTCGCGCAGACCGCGCGGTACGCCCGCGGCGGGCAGGTGCTGCACGTCGCCGCGGAGTCACCCACGCACGAGACCGCCAAGCACGGCGAGGTGCCGCTGCTGTACGCGACGGCCGTCCGCGACCCGGAGTCGGGTGCGGTCACCGTCTTCGCCGTCAACCGCGACCAGCGGCAGCCGCTGGGTCTTGAGGTGCTGCTGCGCGGCCTCGCGGTCTCCGAGGTGGTGGAGCACAGCGCGCTGGCCGACGCCGACCCGGAGGCACGCAACACCCTCCGGGACCCGGAGCGCGTCGTCCCGCACCCCGTGACCGGCGCGACGCTGCGGGACGGCACGCTCAGCGCCGTGCTGGAGCCGCTGTCCTGGAACGTCATCCGCCTCATCTGA
- a CDS encoding extracellular solute-binding protein, whose protein sequence is MDHAPPLSRRRLLTSGAGTLAARGLAATGLAATAPVAAGCAAPSFTAAGTTRLRYWHLFGGGDGVNMSAMVDAFAAEHPDLDVEATQLEWGPPYYTKLGMAGAGGRAPEVAVLHLTRLAGFGPGKLLDPFDPGRLRELGITPDRFPAEIWRRGQVAGEQYAIPLDTHPIVLYYHTEICEEAGLLADDGGLRPISGVRAFTAALRAAKEVTGAPPLVAETLGTDTVTPWRLFATFYSQTGGTVLSEDGRRITLDDAKALEVLEFMAMLTDEGLMVRRADYPGSVGVFGAGETAFSLNGEWEVTTYTADKLPFSMTRVPGLFGRPTVMADCHSFVLPHQGGRSGAANEAAYAFVAWMLEHSVDWAKGGHVPAYLPTLDDPAYLELRPQSAYRSVIDDVVLDPPAWFAGSASLLQVELGAVFSTVFTGSRSPQGALREAKSRLQKLLDTPDPIGGAA, encoded by the coding sequence ATGGACCACGCACCGCCTCTCAGCCGGCGGCGGCTGCTGACGTCGGGGGCCGGCACGCTCGCGGCCCGCGGCCTGGCCGCCACCGGACTCGCCGCCACCGCCCCGGTCGCGGCCGGCTGCGCCGCGCCCTCGTTCACCGCCGCCGGCACGACCAGGCTGCGCTACTGGCACCTCTTCGGCGGCGGCGACGGCGTGAACATGTCCGCGATGGTCGACGCCTTCGCCGCGGAGCACCCGGACCTCGACGTGGAGGCCACCCAGCTCGAGTGGGGTCCCCCGTACTACACGAAGCTGGGCATGGCCGGTGCCGGCGGGCGCGCGCCCGAGGTGGCGGTGCTGCACCTCACCCGGCTCGCCGGCTTCGGCCCCGGAAAGCTGCTCGACCCCTTCGACCCGGGCCGGCTCAGGGAACTGGGCATCACCCCCGACCGCTTCCCGGCGGAGATCTGGCGGCGCGGACAGGTGGCGGGCGAGCAGTACGCGATCCCGCTCGACACCCATCCGATCGTGCTCTACTACCACACCGAGATCTGCGAGGAGGCCGGGCTGCTCGCCGACGACGGCGGCCTCCGGCCGATCAGCGGCGTCCGCGCGTTCACCGCGGCGCTGCGTGCCGCGAAGGAGGTCACCGGCGCGCCGCCGCTGGTCGCCGAGACGCTCGGCACCGACACCGTCACCCCCTGGCGGCTCTTCGCCACCTTCTACTCGCAGACCGGCGGCACCGTCCTGTCGGAGGACGGCCGGCGGATCACCCTCGACGACGCCAAGGCCCTCGAGGTCCTGGAGTTCATGGCGATGCTCACCGACGAGGGCCTGATGGTGCGGCGCGCCGACTACCCCGGCTCCGTCGGCGTGTTCGGCGCGGGCGAGACCGCCTTCTCCCTCAACGGCGAGTGGGAGGTGACCACGTACACCGCCGACAAGCTGCCGTTCTCCATGACCCGGGTGCCCGGGCTCTTCGGCCGGCCCACCGTGATGGCCGACTGCCACTCCTTCGTGCTGCCGCACCAGGGCGGCCGGTCCGGGGCGGCGAACGAGGCCGCGTACGCCTTCGTCGCCTGGATGCTGGAGCACTCCGTGGACTGGGCCAAGGGCGGCCACGTGCCGGCCTACCTGCCCACGCTCGACGACCCGGCGTATCTGGAGCTGCGGCCCCAGTCCGCGTACCGGTCCGTCATCGACGACGTCGTCCTCGACCCGCCCGCCTGGTTCGCGGGCTCCGCCTCGCTGCTGCAGGTCGAGCTGGGGGCCGTCTTCTCCACCGTGTTCACCGGATCCCGCAGCCCGCAGGGCGCGCTGCGCGAGGCGAAGTCGCGGCTGCAGAAGCTGCTGGACACCCCCGATCCGATAGGAGGCGCCGCATGA
- a CDS encoding sugar ABC transporter permease encodes MTATATVPVPPGETAAPAGRPATVRRKWTEHGLVFIAPFLVMYAMFLLWPLVYGVGLSLRSDNITGDGGEYVGFDNYTEAFRDENVWSSLWNTVWFTVLSTVPLVVMGLVFALLAHHLRVVQWLWRLSWFAPFVLPSGVVGLLFLWVIYPSDFGFADQMLAEFGLHPGIGWLTDERYAMLSIVLTTVWWTVGFNFLLYLAALQSIPQHLYEAAELDGAGPWHRLRHVTLPLLRRTTGVVLVLQILASLKVFDQVYIMTGGGPDDATRPILQYVYQSGFTGYRIGYASAVSYLFFALIVIVSLIHLRLSRRNAEEAP; translated from the coding sequence ATGACCGCCACCGCCACCGTCCCGGTGCCGCCCGGCGAGACCGCGGCGCCGGCCGGGCGGCCCGCCACCGTACGCCGCAAGTGGACAGAGCACGGCCTGGTGTTCATCGCGCCCTTCCTCGTCATGTACGCGATGTTCCTGCTCTGGCCGCTGGTCTACGGCGTCGGCCTGAGCCTGCGCAGCGACAACATCACCGGCGACGGCGGCGAGTACGTCGGCTTCGACAACTACACGGAGGCGTTCCGCGACGAGAACGTCTGGTCGTCGCTGTGGAACACCGTGTGGTTCACGGTCCTGTCCACGGTCCCGCTCGTCGTCATGGGCCTGGTCTTCGCCCTGCTGGCACACCATCTGCGCGTCGTGCAGTGGCTGTGGCGGCTGAGCTGGTTCGCGCCCTTCGTGCTGCCGTCGGGCGTCGTGGGGCTGCTCTTCCTCTGGGTGATCTACCCGTCCGACTTCGGCTTCGCCGACCAGATGCTCGCCGAGTTCGGGCTGCACCCGGGCATCGGCTGGCTGACGGACGAGCGGTACGCGATGCTGTCGATCGTCCTGACGACGGTGTGGTGGACGGTCGGCTTCAACTTCCTGCTCTACCTCGCCGCTCTCCAGTCGATACCGCAGCACCTGTACGAGGCCGCGGAGCTCGACGGCGCCGGCCCCTGGCACCGGCTGCGCCACGTCACGCTGCCGCTGCTGAGGCGCACCACGGGGGTGGTCCTGGTGCTCCAGATCCTCGCGTCCCTGAAGGTCTTCGACCAGGTCTACATCATGACCGGCGGCGGCCCCGACGACGCCACCCGGCCGATCCTGCAGTACGTCTACCAGTCGGGCTTCACCGGCTACCGGATCGGCTACGCGTCCGCCGTCTCGTACCTCTTCTTCGCCCTCATCGTGATCGTCTCGCTGATCCATCTGCGCCTGTCCCGCCGCAACGCCGAGGAGGCCCCGTGA
- a CDS encoding carbohydrate ABC transporter permease produces MSALAADSGRRARWTRGRVALFAVALLLVVVWVLPLAWALSVSLKPDAEAAKTPLEWVGSTITFDAYRAVWETGDIGRWLFNTAYIACMTTVLTVALCSMAAYGFARTEFRGRKALYALVLAGIMVPPQVLIAPLFAEMVQLGLVDTYWGVILPQVAVPAMVFILVKFFEGVPRELEEAAFVDGAGRWRVFFTIVLPLSRPVLAAVAIFTFISTWNNFLWPFLVTTDPNGMTLPVGLVNVQSSYGVRYAQMMASVVIAGLPLLVVFAIFQRQIVRGIAHTGLAGQ; encoded by the coding sequence GTGAGTGCACTGGCCGCGGATTCGGGCCGCAGGGCCCGCTGGACCCGCGGGCGCGTCGCGCTGTTCGCCGTGGCGCTGCTGCTGGTCGTGGTGTGGGTGCTGCCGCTCGCGTGGGCGCTGTCGGTCTCGCTCAAGCCGGACGCGGAGGCGGCGAAGACCCCGCTGGAGTGGGTGGGCTCGACGATCACCTTCGACGCCTACCGGGCGGTGTGGGAGACCGGTGACATCGGCCGCTGGCTGTTCAACACCGCGTACATCGCCTGCATGACCACCGTGCTGACCGTGGCGCTCTGCTCGATGGCCGCCTACGGCTTCGCGCGCACCGAGTTCCGGGGCCGCAAGGCGCTCTACGCGCTCGTCCTGGCCGGGATCATGGTGCCGCCGCAGGTGCTGATCGCGCCGCTGTTCGCGGAGATGGTGCAGCTCGGCCTGGTGGACACCTACTGGGGCGTGATCCTGCCTCAGGTGGCCGTGCCCGCGATGGTGTTCATTCTGGTGAAGTTCTTCGAGGGGGTGCCGCGCGAGCTGGAGGAGGCCGCGTTCGTCGACGGGGCGGGCCGGTGGCGGGTGTTCTTCACGATCGTCCTGCCCCTGTCGAGGCCCGTGCTCGCCGCGGTCGCGATCTTCACCTTCATCTCGACCTGGAACAACTTCCTCTGGCCGTTCCTCGTCACCACCGACCCGAACGGCATGACGCTGCCCGTCGGGCTCGTCAACGTCCAGTCGTCCTACGGCGTGCGCTACGCGCAGATGATGGCGTCCGTCGTCATCGCCGGGCTGCCGCTGCTGGTGGTCTTCGCGATCTTCCAGCGGCAGATCGTGCGCGGCATCGCCCACACGGGGCTGGCCGGGCAGTGA
- a CDS encoding glycoside hydrolase family 43 protein: MHRLRTFAVLSSIALLLGGAAPAVAEGEPAAAASAAAVPDYDTAVAGNPFVDGWYADPDVAVYGDRYWVFPTTSRGYDEQTFMDAFSSTDLVHWKKHPGVLDIADIPWARRALWAPAPIERNGRYYLYFAANDIQGDDELGGIGVAVADRPEGPYRDALGKPLIAQFHNGAQPIDQDVFIDDDGQAYMYYGGWHHANVVKLNPDMTSLGTFDDGTTFKEITPENYTEGSLMFKRNGKYYMMWSEGGWTGPDYSVSYAVADSPTGPFERLGKVLQQDPAVARGSGHNSVLNIPGTDIWYIFYHRRPLSETDGNSRALAYDRMEFAEDGTIRPVTMRVRDNFDDDNAVGWKNHGGARWSAAGDAYTGAAGKGGASLQDTNFADLVYEGDVTLTHGTADAGFAFRATSPGSGPDGFTGYYAGLTPKGVVLRTAGEEARTLGRAPVDVGVGETHRLKVEAVGPSLKVYVDDMTTPKISVTDAAHASGAHGVRVGPRAAAGGAVAPAKRMASFDDLAVR, encoded by the coding sequence ATGCACCGCCTCCGCACGTTCGCCGTGTTGTCCTCGATCGCCCTGCTGCTCGGCGGCGCGGCCCCCGCCGTCGCCGAGGGGGAGCCCGCCGCGGCCGCGTCCGCGGCGGCCGTGCCGGACTACGACACCGCCGTGGCCGGCAACCCGTTCGTCGACGGGTGGTACGCCGACCCGGACGTGGCCGTCTACGGCGACCGCTACTGGGTCTTCCCGACCACGTCGCGCGGCTACGACGAGCAGACGTTCATGGACGCGTTCTCCTCCACCGACCTGGTGCACTGGAAGAAGCATCCGGGAGTGCTGGACATCGCCGACATCCCGTGGGCGCGACGGGCGTTGTGGGCGCCCGCGCCGATCGAGCGGAACGGCCGGTACTACCTGTACTTCGCCGCCAACGACATCCAGGGCGACGACGAGTTGGGCGGCATCGGCGTCGCCGTCGCCGACCGCCCCGAGGGCCCGTACCGCGACGCGCTCGGCAAGCCGCTGATCGCGCAGTTCCACAACGGCGCGCAGCCCATCGACCAGGACGTCTTCATCGACGACGACGGGCAGGCGTACATGTACTACGGCGGCTGGCACCACGCCAACGTCGTGAAGCTCAACCCCGACATGACCAGCCTCGGCACGTTCGACGACGGCACCACGTTCAAGGAGATCACGCCGGAGAACTACACCGAGGGCTCACTGATGTTCAAGCGGAACGGCAAGTACTACATGATGTGGTCCGAGGGCGGCTGGACCGGCCCCGACTACTCCGTCTCGTACGCCGTCGCCGACTCGCCCACCGGGCCCTTCGAGCGGCTCGGCAAGGTGCTGCAGCAGGACCCGGCGGTCGCGCGGGGCTCCGGGCACAACTCGGTGCTCAACATCCCCGGCACCGACATCTGGTACATCTTCTACCACCGCCGGCCCCTCAGCGAGACGGACGGCAACAGCAGGGCGCTGGCGTACGACCGGATGGAGTTCGCGGAGGACGGCACGATCCGCCCGGTCACGATGCGGGTCCGGGACAACTTCGACGACGACAACGCCGTCGGGTGGAAGAACCACGGCGGCGCGCGGTGGTCCGCGGCCGGCGACGCGTACACCGGGGCCGCGGGGAAGGGCGGGGCGTCCCTCCAGGACACGAACTTCGCCGACCTCGTCTACGAGGGCGACGTCACCCTCACCCACGGCACCGCCGACGCCGGATTCGCCTTCCGCGCCACCTCTCCCGGCAGCGGGCCGGACGGCTTCACCGGCTACTACGCCGGCCTCACGCCGAAGGGCGTGGTGCTCCGCACGGCGGGGGAGGAGGCAAGGACGCTCGGCAGGGCACCCGTGGACGTCGGCGTGGGCGAGACCCACAGGCTGAAGGTCGAGGCCGTCGGGCCGTCGCTGAAGGTGTACGTGGACGACATGACCACCCCGAAGATCAGTGTCACGGACGCGGCTCACGCCTCCGGCGCCCACGGCGTGCGCGTGGGCCCGCGCGCCGCCGCGGGCGGCGCGGTGGCGCCGGCGAAGCGGATGGCGAGCTTCGACGACCTGGCCGTCCGCTAG
- a CDS encoding DUF4185 domain-containing protein, with protein sequence MATVLALLVAAVSPGAGTPTDAAASPADDWTHLFDRAGRSDTWLGADGIYSTPLNEAQSFGGADAASRTFFVFSDTILGSAEPSGALGNSAYQNHSSAVLTGDTPDPDRIGFRYGHKASGSTAQGDNLFGYTAWMQGALTVDDNVYVFGIPFDGDWKPRQVDLITVPVRGGAPDYAAFTRKAALPQMYHRNADHLYDYGIGVLNNSAEAGAPNPDGYLYLYGYRDALTGGQANRKDLIVSRVPRAEFPDLGGLRYWDGSGWSGAVEDSAPLVRDVSTEASVTPVTSGPHRGRYLAVYTRNVQSPDMMYALGDSPAGPFSEPVRFYTAPEFEGTGPGQRYTYNAKAHPSLSEPGELLVTYNVNRMGGAGNTNDYRPRFLRLDPDSLGSPADTARNATAAMPSAGG encoded by the coding sequence GTGGCGACGGTGCTGGCGCTTCTCGTGGCCGCGGTGAGCCCGGGGGCCGGCACCCCCACGGACGCGGCCGCCTCGCCGGCGGACGACTGGACGCACCTGTTCGACCGGGCCGGCCGGTCCGACACCTGGCTGGGCGCCGACGGCATCTACTCGACACCGCTGAACGAGGCGCAGTCGTTCGGCGGTGCCGATGCCGCGAGCAGGACCTTCTTCGTCTTCAGCGACACGATCCTCGGATCCGCCGAGCCGTCCGGCGCACTCGGCAACTCCGCCTACCAGAACCACTCCTCCGCCGTGCTGACCGGAGACACCCCCGACCCGGACCGCATCGGCTTCCGGTACGGGCACAAGGCGAGCGGGAGCACGGCGCAGGGGGACAACCTGTTCGGGTACACCGCCTGGATGCAGGGGGCGCTGACCGTGGACGACAACGTGTACGTCTTCGGGATCCCGTTCGACGGCGACTGGAAGCCCCGGCAGGTGGACCTGATCACGGTCCCGGTCCGCGGCGGCGCACCCGACTACGCCGCCTTCACCAGGAAGGCGGCGCTCCCGCAGATGTACCACCGGAACGCGGACCACCTGTACGACTACGGGATCGGCGTGCTGAACAACTCCGCGGAGGCCGGCGCCCCGAACCCGGACGGGTACCTCTACCTCTACGGGTACCGGGACGCCCTGACCGGGGGCCAGGCGAACCGGAAGGACCTGATCGTCTCCCGGGTCCCGAGGGCGGAGTTCCCCGACCTCGGCGGCCTCAGGTACTGGGACGGCAGCGGATGGAGCGGCGCCGTCGAGGATTCGGCCCCGCTGGTCCGCGACGTCTCCACCGAGGCGAGCGTCACTCCCGTCACCAGCGGGCCGCACAGGGGCAGGTACCTCGCCGTGTACACGCGCAACGTGCAGAGCCCCGACATGATGTACGCCCTCGGGGACAGCCCGGCGGGCCCCTTCTCCGAGCCCGTCAGGTTCTACACGGCGCCCGAGTTCGAGGGGACAGGGCCGGGCCAGCGGTACACGTACAACGCGAAGGCCCATCCCAGCCTGTCGGAGCCGGGCGAACTGCTCGTCACCTACAACGTGAACAGGATGGGCGGGGCCGGCAACACCAACGACTACCGTCCCCGGTTCCTGAGGCTGGATCCCGACTCCCTGGGCAGCCCGGCGGACACCGCGCGGAACGCGACCGCGGCGATGCCCTCCGCGGGCGGCTAG
- a CDS encoding NADAR family protein codes for MRRGRRLKYLFFWGHRARRPGAVDAACLSQWWPAAFTVDGVDYRSAEHWMMAAKARLFGDDVAAERILAARHPGEAKAEGRKVRGFDEAVWAAQRYDLVVRGNVAKFGQSGPLSAYLRGTGDRVLVEASPVDRIWGIGLAPTDDHVADPESWRGLNLLGFALMDARTLLTRQAPAEDSRG; via the coding sequence GTGCGGCGGGGGCGCAGGCTGAAGTACCTCTTCTTCTGGGGGCACCGCGCCCGGCGTCCGGGAGCGGTGGACGCGGCCTGTCTGAGTCAGTGGTGGCCGGCGGCGTTCACGGTGGACGGCGTCGACTACCGCAGCGCGGAGCACTGGATGATGGCCGCCAAGGCGCGGCTGTTCGGCGACGACGTGGCCGCGGAGCGCATCCTTGCGGCCCGTCATCCGGGGGAGGCCAAGGCCGAGGGCCGGAAGGTGCGGGGCTTCGACGAGGCGGTCTGGGCGGCTCAGCGCTACGACCTCGTGGTGCGGGGCAACGTGGCCAAGTTCGGCCAGAGCGGCCCGCTCTCGGCGTATCTCCGCGGAACCGGTGACCGCGTGCTGGTGGAGGCGAGTCCGGTGGACCGCATCTGGGGCATCGGCCTGGCGCCGACGGACGACCACGTGGCCGACCCGGAGTCGTGGCGGGGGCTGAACCTGCTCGGTTTCGCGCTGATGGACGCACGCACCCTGCTCACCCGGCAGGCGCCGGCAGAGGACAGCCGCGGCTGA
- a CDS encoding glycoside hydrolase 43 family protein yields the protein MPDPLHPWSRRTLLTAASGLAAATTLPAAASAAAPGPLQATYTNPVLWQDFADIDIIRVGDTYYYSASTMHYSPGAPILRSYDLVNWEFAGHSVPVLDFGSKYDLNGGRGYVRGIWASSLGYRNSNRTFYWIGQIDFARTYLYTAPSVEGPWARHASLGSVYYDAGLLFDDDDTPYVAYGNTAIHVAQLSPDARTQVRSQQVFSTPPSVGTLEGARFYKINGNHYIFLTRPANGQYILKSTSGPFGPYEMRQVLLDLPGPIAGGGVPHQGGLVSTPDGGWHYMAFVDAYPGGRVPALAPVTWSADGWPTLQLVNGAWGRSYTAPLPLRPVAPMTGTDTFQGSALAPRWEWNHNPDTGRFSVGNGLTLRTATVTGDLYAARNTLTHRIQGPTSTATIELDCSAMADGDRAGLAVLRDSSAWIGLKRDGGTTRVVMVDGLTMDGNWNTTGTGTERASAAFPGNRIWLRARADIRPGSGRQAEFSYSTDGSGFSRLGPAFTLNNAWQFFMGYRYAVFNHATRALGGSVRVARFELATP from the coding sequence ATGCCCGACCCACTGCACCCCTGGAGCCGCCGGACGTTACTCACGGCCGCCTCCGGCCTGGCCGCCGCGACCACGCTGCCGGCCGCGGCATCCGCCGCCGCGCCGGGCCCGCTCCAGGCGACGTACACGAATCCCGTCCTGTGGCAGGACTTCGCGGACATCGACATCATCCGCGTCGGCGACACGTACTACTACTCCGCCTCGACGATGCACTACTCGCCGGGCGCTCCCATCCTGCGCTCCTACGACCTGGTCAACTGGGAGTTCGCCGGGCACTCGGTGCCGGTGCTGGACTTCGGGAGCAAGTACGACCTGAACGGCGGCCGCGGCTACGTCCGCGGCATCTGGGCGTCCTCCCTGGGCTACCGGAACAGCAACCGCACCTTCTACTGGATCGGGCAGATCGACTTCGCCCGCACCTACCTCTACACCGCCCCGTCCGTCGAAGGGCCCTGGGCCAGGCACGCCTCGCTCGGCAGCGTCTACTACGACGCGGGCCTGCTGTTCGACGACGACGACACCCCGTACGTGGCCTACGGCAACACCGCCATCCACGTCGCCCAGCTCTCCCCGGACGCGCGCACCCAGGTCCGTTCCCAGCAGGTGTTCAGCACCCCGCCGAGCGTCGGCACCCTGGAGGGAGCCCGCTTCTACAAGATCAACGGAAACCACTACATCTTCCTGACCCGCCCGGCCAACGGCCAGTACATCCTGAAGTCCACCTCCGGCCCCTTCGGCCCGTACGAGATGCGGCAGGTGCTCCTCGACCTCCCGGGACCGATCGCCGGCGGCGGAGTGCCGCACCAGGGCGGACTGGTCAGCACCCCGGACGGCGGGTGGCACTACATGGCCTTCGTCGACGCCTATCCCGGCGGCCGCGTGCCCGCGCTCGCCCCGGTCACCTGGTCCGCGGACGGCTGGCCCACCCTGCAGCTCGTGAACGGCGCCTGGGGCCGGTCGTACACCGCACCGCTGCCCCTGCGCCCCGTCGCGCCGATGACCGGCACCGACACCTTCCAGGGCAGCGCGCTCGCCCCACGGTGGGAGTGGAACCACAACCCCGACACCGGCAGATTCTCCGTCGGCAACGGGCTGACCCTGCGCACCGCGACGGTGACCGGCGACCTGTACGCCGCCCGCAACACCCTCACCCACCGCATCCAGGGCCCCACCTCCACCGCCACCATCGAACTCGACTGTTCCGCGATGGCCGACGGCGACCGGGCGGGTCTCGCCGTGCTGCGGGACTCCTCCGCCTGGATCGGCCTCAAGCGCGACGGCGGCACCACGCGCGTGGTGATGGTCGACGGCCTGACCATGGACGGCAACTGGAACACCACCGGCACCGGCACCGAACGTGCGAGCGCGGCCTTCCCGGGCAACCGGATCTGGCTGCGCGCCCGCGCCGACATCCGGCCGGGCAGCGGGCGGCAGGCCGAGTTCTCCTACAGCACCGACGGCAGCGGCTTCAGCCGGCTGGGCCCCGCCTTCACGCTCAACAACGCCTGGCAGTTCTTCATGGGCTACCGCTACGCCGTCTTCAACCACGCCACCCGGGCGCTCGGCGGCAGCGTCCGGGTCGCACGCTTCGAACTGGCCACGCCCTAG
- a CDS encoding non-reducing end alpha-L-arabinofuranosidase family hydrolase translates to MPLSKHRPCTRSIRAASAVLLGLALALFAVPAESSPLRPSASATGHQSAAAQELPDSFQWSSTGPLISPQPGLDSVAAKDPSVVQDEDGTWHVFFTRVDTAGDWGLAHTGFDDWSQAADAQQTDLETASAIGTGYRAAPHAFYFAPKDEWYLVYQTGLPSFSTTTDPDDPTSWSAPRNFMDSMPDIVEENIGDGYWLDFYVICDETDCYLFSADDNGHVYRSQTTVAEFPGGFGNTQIVLSDTKNNLFEGGAVYRVEGTDTYLLIWEAIGGDGRRWYRSFTSQGLSGQWQPLADTEADPFARSNNVSFEGGNAWTRDISHGELIRTTRDQTMTLDPCDIRLLYQGMDPAAGGEYSQLPWRLALATNTASAC, encoded by the coding sequence ATGCCTCTGTCGAAACACCGCCCGTGCACGCGGTCGATACGGGCCGCCTCCGCCGTCCTCCTCGGTCTGGCCCTGGCGCTGTTCGCCGTGCCCGCCGAGTCCTCTCCCCTGCGCCCGTCCGCATCGGCGACGGGCCACCAGTCCGCCGCCGCACAGGAGTTGCCCGACAGCTTCCAGTGGTCATCCACCGGCCCGCTGATCTCACCTCAGCCGGGCCTCGACTCCGTCGCGGCCAAGGACCCCTCCGTCGTCCAGGACGAGGACGGCACCTGGCACGTCTTCTTCACCAGGGTCGACACGGCCGGCGACTGGGGCCTGGCGCACACCGGCTTCGACGACTGGTCCCAGGCCGCCGACGCCCAGCAGACCGACCTGGAGACCGCCTCCGCCATCGGCACCGGCTACCGGGCCGCACCGCACGCCTTCTACTTCGCCCCGAAGGACGAGTGGTACCTCGTCTACCAGACGGGCCTGCCCTCGTTCTCCACCACCACCGACCCCGACGACCCGACGAGTTGGTCGGCGCCGCGGAACTTCATGGACAGCATGCCGGACATCGTCGAGGAGAACATCGGCGACGGCTACTGGCTCGACTTCTACGTCATCTGCGACGAGACGGACTGCTACCTGTTCTCCGCCGACGACAACGGCCACGTCTACCGCTCCCAGACCACCGTGGCCGAGTTCCCGGGCGGCTTCGGCAACACCCAGATCGTCCTGTCGGACACCAAGAACAACCTCTTCGAAGGCGGCGCCGTCTACCGCGTCGAGGGCACCGACACCTACCTGCTGATCTGGGAGGCCATCGGCGGCGACGGCCGGCGCTGGTACCGCTCCTTCACCTCGCAGGGCCTGTCCGGCCAGTGGCAGCCGCTGGCCGACACCGAAGCCGACCCCTTCGCCCGCAGCAACAACGTCTCCTTCGAAGGCGGCAACGCCTGGACCCGGGACATCAGCCACGGCGAGCTGATCCGCACCACCCGCGACCAGACCATGACCCTGGACCCCTGCGACATCCGGCTCCTCTACCAGGGCATGGACCCGGCCGCCGGCGGCGAGTACTCCCAGCTCCCCTGGCGCCTGGCCCTGGCCACCAACACCGCCTCCGCCTGCTGA